A stretch of Leucobacter aridicollis DNA encodes these proteins:
- a CDS encoding ABC transporter substrate-binding protein translates to MNRTTQRRAGRFAATAAGTLAAALALTACGGAGAQPESNAGAEASVDPDGIIEAGISYALSGSFDPMVASGAVTVAANWHIFEGLVDLNPVTKEPEATLAADLPKQIDDTHYEIDLREGATFHDGTPVTAEDVVFSYERVLDPASGSLFTPFVDFIDTVTAVDEDTVEIATDFPFSLLNERLGVVKIVPRALVEQDAEAFGAQPVGSGPYKLVSATPDDAIVFERHEEYDGPHPALAAGMNWNLLSDAAARTTALTSGTIQAMEDVPYIDVNALGESATVESVQSFGLLFMMFNTKVKPFDDVRVRQALFYALDMDKIIETGLLGNAEAATSFLPKTHPNYHEASTVYTYDPEKAKALLAEAGVTDLDLTILMTDTGWVKELAPLVKESLDGVGIKTTLDIAQSAAQYGKTDAGDYQVMIAPGDPSVFGNDADLLMQWWYGDNVWPQTRYYWDDSAEFATLQGLLKEAVQQTGDEQQQTWNESFDLLSEEVPLYPLFHRKLPTAWDADGLVGFEPVSTTGLSFLDVGVAAK, encoded by the coding sequence ATGAACCGAACTACCCAACGACGGGCAGGACGATTTGCCGCGACCGCCGCGGGCACCCTGGCCGCAGCGCTAGCCCTCACCGCTTGTGGCGGGGCCGGCGCTCAGCCCGAATCCAACGCAGGCGCCGAAGCCAGCGTGGATCCGGACGGCATCATCGAAGCCGGCATCTCGTACGCGCTCAGCGGGAGCTTCGACCCGATGGTCGCTTCCGGCGCCGTCACCGTCGCAGCGAACTGGCACATCTTCGAAGGCCTGGTGGATCTCAACCCGGTGACGAAGGAGCCCGAGGCCACCCTGGCCGCGGACCTGCCGAAGCAGATCGACGACACGCACTACGAGATCGATCTCCGGGAGGGCGCGACCTTCCACGACGGCACCCCCGTGACCGCCGAAGACGTCGTGTTCAGCTACGAGCGCGTGCTGGATCCCGCATCCGGCAGCCTCTTCACCCCATTCGTCGACTTCATCGACACTGTCACCGCCGTCGATGAAGACACCGTCGAGATCGCCACCGACTTCCCGTTCTCGCTCCTCAACGAGCGCCTCGGCGTCGTGAAGATCGTGCCGAGGGCGCTCGTCGAGCAGGACGCTGAAGCGTTCGGCGCGCAGCCCGTCGGCTCCGGCCCCTACAAGCTCGTCTCGGCGACGCCGGACGACGCGATCGTGTTCGAGCGCCACGAGGAGTACGACGGCCCCCACCCGGCGCTCGCCGCTGGCATGAACTGGAACCTGCTCTCCGACGCGGCCGCGCGCACCACCGCACTCACGAGCGGCACCATCCAGGCGATGGAGGACGTGCCGTACATCGACGTGAACGCGCTCGGCGAGTCCGCAACCGTAGAGAGCGTGCAGTCGTTCGGCCTGCTCTTCATGATGTTCAACACCAAGGTGAAGCCGTTCGACGACGTGCGCGTGCGGCAGGCGCTGTTCTACGCGCTTGACATGGACAAGATCATCGAGACCGGTCTGCTCGGCAACGCCGAGGCGGCGACGTCGTTCCTGCCGAAGACGCACCCGAACTACCACGAGGCGTCAACGGTCTACACCTACGACCCCGAGAAGGCGAAGGCGCTGCTCGCGGAGGCCGGCGTCACCGACCTCGACCTCACGATCCTCATGACCGACACCGGCTGGGTGAAGGAGCTCGCCCCGCTCGTGAAGGAGTCCCTTGACGGAGTCGGCATCAAGACGACCCTGGACATTGCTCAGAGTGCAGCGCAGTACGGCAAGACCGACGCCGGCGACTACCAGGTGATGATCGCCCCGGGAGACCCCTCGGTGTTCGGCAACGACGCAGACCTGCTCATGCAGTGGTGGTACGGCGATAACGTCTGGCCGCAGACCCGCTACTACTGGGACGACAGCGCCGAGTTCGCCACCCTCCAGGGCCTTCTCAAGGAGGCCGTGCAGCAAACCGGAGACGAGCAGCAGCAGACCTGGAACGAGAGCTTCGACCTGCTCTCCGAGGAGGTCCCGCTCTACCCGCTGTTCCACCGCAAGCTGCCGACCGCGTGGGATGCCGATGGCCTGGTTGGCTTCGAGCCGGTCTCAACGACCGGCCTGTCGTTCCTCGACGTGGGCGTCGCGGCCAAGTAG
- a CDS encoding FadR/GntR family transcriptional regulator — protein MTSPRLIDAQPRDLRMRRTTTADEIKRLILARGLEPGSPLPTEAELIDALGVSRSSVREAIRTLSTLDIVDVRHGHGTYVGQMSLDPMVQTLVFRGVLSPEGSLDALREVVEVRLALDLSMAERVVEVARGAHHPRLEELVVEMDEKAAQGDMFLEADREFHTRLFELVGNGLAKQLVGAFWDVHTAVLPQLNIAPAEDIHQTAAAHGAMLRAAVAGDVDAYRAAVVDHYAPLQRSLSRSA, from the coding sequence ATGACGTCACCTCGGTTGATTGATGCGCAACCGCGCGACCTGCGCATGCGACGCACCACAACCGCCGACGAGATCAAACGGCTCATCCTCGCCCGCGGGCTCGAGCCCGGCTCGCCGCTTCCCACGGAGGCTGAGCTCATCGATGCGCTCGGCGTGTCACGCTCGTCGGTGCGCGAGGCGATCCGCACCCTCTCCACCCTCGACATCGTCGACGTCCGTCACGGCCACGGCACCTACGTCGGCCAAATGTCGCTCGACCCGATGGTGCAGACCCTCGTGTTTCGTGGCGTGCTCTCGCCGGAGGGGTCGCTCGACGCCCTCCGCGAGGTCGTCGAGGTCAGGCTCGCGCTCGATCTCTCGATGGCCGAACGCGTCGTCGAGGTGGCGCGCGGCGCGCATCACCCGCGCCTCGAAGAACTCGTCGTCGAGATGGACGAGAAGGCCGCGCAGGGCGACATGTTCCTCGAAGCCGACCGCGAATTCCACACGCGGCTCTTCGAGCTCGTCGGTAACGGGCTCGCGAAGCAGCTCGTCGGCGCGTTCTGGGACGTGCACACCGCGGTCCTCCCGCAGCTCAACATCGCCCCAGCCGAAGACATCCACCAGACGGCGGCAGCGCACGGTGCGATGCTGCGCGCAGCAGTGGCCGGCGACGTCGACGCGTATCGCGCCGCCGTCGTCGACCACTACGCGCCGCTCCAGCGCTCGCTCTCCCGCTCCGCATAG
- a CDS encoding MerR family transcriptional regulator: MEYSIQEIARAAGTTSRTLRHYDAIGLVRPARVGRNGYRYYSDRSLVRLQRVLLLRDLGLGLDRVAEVLAAQDAGSGAGESADAVALAEARVLGVHLDLLEQERARVDRQIGAVRRTIAALTTPHEGNGLMAANMFDGFDHTKHKDEVIERWGENAYAASDSWWRSMSAEQQQGWQDQVAALNADWVAAATDGEDPASERAQALARRHVEWLRGVPGAPAGDAFAAYVRGLGEMYVADERFAAHYGGVSGATLVRDALHALLDGDA; encoded by the coding sequence GTGGAGTACTCGATCCAGGAGATTGCCCGCGCGGCGGGTACCACCTCGCGGACGCTCCGGCACTACGACGCGATCGGCCTGGTCCGGCCGGCGCGCGTCGGGCGGAACGGATACCGGTACTACAGCGACCGTTCGCTTGTCCGGCTGCAGCGCGTGCTGTTGCTGCGCGATCTCGGGCTTGGGCTCGACCGGGTCGCCGAGGTGCTCGCCGCGCAGGACGCGGGGAGCGGCGCCGGCGAGTCGGCCGATGCTGTCGCCTTGGCCGAGGCCCGAGTCCTCGGCGTGCATCTCGACCTGCTCGAACAGGAGCGTGCCCGGGTCGATCGCCAGATCGGCGCCGTTCGGCGCACGATCGCTGCGCTCACCACACCACACGAAGGGAATGGGCTGATGGCAGCCAACATGTTTGACGGATTTGACCACACGAAACACAAGGACGAGGTCATTGAGCGCTGGGGCGAGAACGCCTACGCGGCGAGCGACAGCTGGTGGCGCAGCATGAGCGCGGAGCAGCAGCAGGGGTGGCAGGACCAGGTCGCGGCGCTGAACGCCGATTGGGTCGCAGCAGCGACCGACGGCGAGGATCCCGCGTCGGAGCGCGCGCAGGCGCTCGCGCGGCGTCACGTCGAGTGGCTCCGCGGGGTGCCAGGCGCGCCTGCTGGCGACGCGTTTGCGGCGTACGTGCGAGGTCTCGGCGAGATGTATGTCGCCGACGAACGCTTCGCGGCACACTACGGCGGGGTCTCCGGCGCCACGCTCGTCCGAGACGCGCTGCACGCGCTCCTCGACGGCGACGCGTAA
- a CDS encoding SGNH/GDSL hydrolase family protein gives MAAIRFVAIGDSFTEGVGDEQPDGSVRGWADLVAQGLADATGEPIEYANLAIRGRLLAPILAEQLEPAIALGPTILSFNGGGNDMLRPGTDMASIIAATEGALTRIQQAGIEPLLLAGANPTGGLPSGGSVSRKGSELTRAAGDVAHRLGVRFSNNWDDAELAGSQYWSIDRLHLAPVGHHRVAANVLSALGHAAPADWVTTAPPRAAPTARDQLRYTREHVLPWIGRRLTGRSSGDGRTAKYPEFVTITPR, from the coding sequence ATGGCAGCCATCCGTTTCGTCGCTATTGGAGACAGCTTTACCGAGGGAGTCGGCGACGAGCAGCCCGACGGCAGCGTGCGCGGCTGGGCCGACCTCGTCGCGCAGGGACTCGCCGACGCGACCGGCGAGCCCATCGAGTACGCCAACCTCGCGATCCGCGGCAGGCTCCTAGCCCCCATCCTCGCCGAACAGCTCGAACCGGCGATCGCGCTCGGCCCGACGATCCTGAGCTTCAACGGCGGCGGCAACGACATGCTCCGCCCAGGCACTGACATGGCGTCGATCATCGCGGCGACCGAGGGCGCCCTCACCCGCATCCAGCAGGCCGGCATCGAGCCGCTGCTGCTCGCGGGCGCGAACCCGACCGGCGGGCTCCCCTCGGGCGGCAGCGTGAGCAGGAAGGGCAGCGAGCTGACCCGCGCGGCCGGTGACGTTGCACACCGGCTCGGCGTCCGGTTCTCCAACAACTGGGACGACGCAGAGCTCGCCGGCAGCCAGTACTGGTCCATTGACCGCCTCCACCTCGCGCCAGTCGGCCACCACCGCGTCGCCGCGAATGTGCTCAGCGCCCTCGGCCACGCGGCCCCCGCCGACTGGGTCACCACCGCCCCACCGAGGGCGGCACCCACCGCGCGAGATCAGCTGCGCTACACCCGCGAGCACGTGCTGCCGTGGATCGGGCGCCGGCTGACCGGACGGTCGAGTGGCGACGGTCGGACGGCGAAGTATCCCGAATTCGTGACGATCACTCCGCGGTGA
- a CDS encoding peptide MFS transporter — translation MTHSITTPRADSVPPPRKAKLPRGVWSMAFTELWERYSFYGLQGILSFYLLYSLADGGLEVAPAAAAGIVGAYGGAVYLAQVIGAWFGDRLVAPKLMVLFGAIVIMAGHIVLAFAQGLGGLGIGLVLIVIGTGALKTNITSIVGFLVEGRPQQERDVSFSYFYMAINIGAVVGPLTTGWVQNEYGFHWGFGLAAVGMAGALVQYLVSWKKLPERASVVNNPLPRNKYPVFAGAAVVGLLVLGGAIWSGMLRAENLASTTTILALLAAAAYFITMCTSRSVTRDERSRVLAYLPLFLFSGIYFGLLFQKFTAISILITERINLQIGDWTFPVAWITTVSPLAAVLITPLIAKLWNSMGSRQPSPVTKFGIGLVQIGCAYLFLLIISQATGDAFIPLALILLFMAMAGSSEVFVGPIGLSVATQIGPKSFKSQMVGLNFLTLALGSSLSGLLGQLFAAIESPAYFSIVSATGLVLGAVLIIARKPLGRWLSSGQ, via the coding sequence ATGACCCACTCGATTACGACACCCCGGGCGGACAGCGTGCCGCCCCCACGCAAGGCGAAGCTGCCACGCGGCGTCTGGAGCATGGCCTTCACCGAGCTGTGGGAGCGCTATTCCTTCTACGGGCTACAGGGAATTCTGTCCTTCTACCTGCTCTATTCCCTCGCAGACGGCGGGCTCGAGGTCGCCCCGGCGGCAGCGGCTGGCATCGTCGGGGCCTACGGCGGCGCCGTCTACCTTGCGCAGGTGATTGGAGCCTGGTTTGGTGACCGCCTCGTTGCGCCCAAGCTCATGGTGCTCTTCGGCGCCATCGTCATCATGGCCGGCCACATCGTGCTCGCCTTCGCCCAGGGCCTCGGCGGACTCGGGATCGGGCTCGTGCTCATCGTCATCGGCACCGGCGCGCTCAAGACCAACATCACCTCGATCGTTGGGTTCCTCGTCGAGGGGCGCCCGCAGCAGGAGCGTGACGTCAGCTTCTCCTACTTCTACATGGCGATCAACATCGGTGCCGTTGTCGGCCCGCTGACGACCGGCTGGGTGCAGAACGAGTACGGCTTCCACTGGGGCTTTGGGCTCGCCGCCGTGGGCATGGCTGGCGCCCTCGTGCAGTATCTCGTGTCGTGGAAGAAGCTCCCGGAGCGAGCCTCCGTCGTGAACAACCCCCTGCCGCGCAACAAGTACCCGGTGTTTGCTGGCGCGGCCGTGGTCGGCCTGTTGGTGCTTGGCGGGGCAATCTGGTCGGGGATGCTGCGAGCCGAAAACCTCGCGAGCACAACGACGATCCTCGCATTGCTCGCCGCGGCCGCCTACTTCATTACCATGTGCACGTCACGCAGCGTGACGCGAGATGAGCGCAGCCGTGTGCTCGCCTACTTGCCACTGTTCCTGTTCTCGGGAATCTACTTCGGGTTGCTCTTCCAGAAGTTCACCGCGATCTCGATTCTCATCACCGAGCGGATCAACCTGCAGATTGGCGACTGGACGTTCCCCGTTGCGTGGATCACGACGGTGAGTCCGCTCGCGGCCGTGCTCATCACGCCGCTCATCGCGAAGCTCTGGAACAGCATGGGGTCGCGCCAGCCGTCGCCGGTCACCAAGTTCGGCATCGGACTGGTGCAGATTGGCTGCGCCTACCTGTTCCTGCTCATCATCTCGCAGGCAACCGGCGACGCCTTTATCCCGCTCGCGCTCATTCTGCTGTTCATGGCGATGGCAGGATCGTCCGAGGTGTTTGTTGGCCCGATCGGACTGTCGGTCGCCACCCAGATCGGTCCGAAGTCGTTCAAGTCCCAGATGGTTGGCCTGAACTTCCTGACCCTCGCGCTCGGCTCGTCGCTCTCGGGTCTGCTTGGCCAGCTGTTCGCCGCGATCGAGTCGCCGGCGTACTTCTCGATCGTGTCCGCGACCGGCCTGGTCCTTGGGGCGGTGCTCATCATCGCCCGTAAGCCCCTCGGACGTTGGCTGTCTTCCGGCCAGTAG
- a CDS encoding NAD(P)/FAD-dependent oxidoreductase encodes MTHYTNGEISHWMRAPESAGLARAAAPSRRGALPDEEQDLVIVGGGMTGLWTAYYAAQAHPEWRITVLDSHEVGYGGSGRNGGWVSTLIPGNRAVYAKAANKRGLDGKGAVRAFQHEMSAAITETLRVLDSEGISADQHRGGQLQAATTPAALKRLQATYRANLENGYEPESIELLDAAAFKERIGIVPALGGMYYRDTARVDPAKLTRGLADVVEAKGVTIREHAEVVRIDPHAATTTRGVVRGRIILSCLEAFTGTVESDGPGFGRREVIPVNSSMIVTKPLRDADWTRIGWDGRECLNDGAHTFVYAQRTADNRIAIGGRGTPYAYASGLPGEGVVDARTIKTLRDRLEFFFPSADIEIDHAWRGAIGVTRDWCAGIYFDPATGIGNARGYAGHGVTATNLAARTLLDRVEGKTTQLTQLPWNDHNSGTWEPEPIRWVGVHAMYSLFGVADSWEESRNSENTSLIARFGSRLAGLHE; translated from the coding sequence GTGACTCACTACACGAACGGCGAGATCTCGCATTGGATGCGCGCTCCCGAATCGGCCGGCCTGGCGCGCGCCGCGGCGCCGTCACGCCGCGGCGCGCTTCCTGACGAAGAGCAGGACCTTGTCATCGTTGGCGGCGGCATGACGGGGCTCTGGACCGCCTACTACGCGGCGCAGGCGCACCCGGAGTGGCGCATCACCGTGCTCGACTCCCACGAGGTCGGCTACGGCGGATCCGGCCGCAACGGGGGATGGGTATCGACGCTCATTCCCGGCAATCGCGCGGTCTACGCCAAGGCAGCGAACAAGCGCGGCCTCGACGGGAAGGGGGCGGTTCGCGCATTCCAGCACGAGATGAGTGCGGCGATCACCGAGACGCTACGCGTCCTCGACAGCGAGGGGATCAGCGCGGACCAGCACCGGGGCGGGCAACTGCAGGCTGCCACGACCCCGGCTGCGTTGAAGCGGCTGCAGGCCACGTACCGCGCGAACCTCGAGAACGGCTACGAGCCGGAGTCGATCGAGCTGCTCGACGCCGCCGCGTTCAAGGAGCGCATCGGCATTGTTCCGGCGCTGGGCGGGATGTACTACCGGGATACCGCGCGCGTGGACCCGGCGAAGCTCACCCGCGGCCTCGCTGACGTTGTCGAGGCCAAGGGCGTCACCATTCGTGAGCACGCTGAGGTGGTGCGGATCGATCCGCACGCGGCCACGACAACGCGCGGAGTAGTTCGCGGGCGGATCATCCTCAGCTGCCTTGAGGCGTTCACCGGAACTGTCGAGAGCGACGGACCCGGCTTCGGACGCCGAGAGGTGATTCCCGTGAACTCCTCCATGATCGTCACCAAGCCCCTCCGCGACGCAGACTGGACGCGGATCGGGTGGGATGGACGCGAATGCCTGAACGACGGCGCGCACACCTTCGTCTATGCTCAGCGAACGGCGGACAATCGAATTGCGATCGGTGGCCGTGGCACTCCCTACGCGTACGCCTCGGGCCTCCCCGGCGAGGGAGTCGTCGACGCGAGGACGATCAAGACGCTCAGGGATCGCCTCGAGTTCTTCTTCCCCAGCGCGGACATCGAGATCGACCACGCGTGGCGCGGGGCTATCGGCGTGACGCGCGATTGGTGTGCGGGCATCTATTTCGACCCGGCGACGGGCATCGGAAACGCGCGCGGCTACGCGGGGCACGGCGTCACCGCAACGAACCTCGCTGCCCGCACGCTGCTGGACAGGGTCGAGGGGAAGACCACGCAGCTCACGCAGCTGCCCTGGAACGACCACAACTCAGGCACCTGGGAACCCGAACCGATCCGATGGGTCGGCGTCCACGCGATGTACAGCCTCTTCGGCGTGGCTGACTCGTGGGAGGAGTCGCGAAACTCCGAAAATACCTCACTCATTGCACGATTTGGATCACGATTGGCAGGGCTGCACGAATGA
- a CDS encoding helix-turn-helix domain-containing protein: MSMNDPVELAAEPRTEAPGGSTVGARLKRRRRALGLTLKDVAEGSGLTQGFISQIERGHSNGSVRALQSICGVLKLSVGDLFDAPEAEASSRVQRFRDAQGFAFGNGATKLKLTPSHFDHLEVLIGLFEPGGSTGDGQYTHGASEEVLVVISGQVIVTVGDDTYELGELDSLHYNSSEPHRVVEASGTAQARVLWTMAPPTY, translated from the coding sequence ATGTCAATGAATGACCCTGTGGAACTCGCTGCCGAGCCACGCACCGAGGCGCCCGGAGGCTCCACCGTCGGAGCACGCCTGAAGCGGCGTCGCCGCGCGCTCGGCCTCACCCTCAAGGACGTTGCCGAGGGGAGCGGCCTCACCCAGGGATTCATCTCGCAGATCGAGCGGGGCCACTCCAACGGGAGTGTGCGTGCGCTCCAGAGCATCTGCGGGGTGCTGAAGCTCAGCGTTGGCGACCTGTTCGATGCGCCGGAGGCCGAAGCGAGCAGCCGGGTGCAACGTTTCCGCGACGCGCAGGGTTTCGCGTTTGGCAACGGAGCGACCAAGCTCAAGCTCACCCCGTCTCACTTTGATCACCTTGAGGTGCTGATCGGGCTGTTCGAGCCCGGCGGGTCGACTGGCGACGGGCAGTACACGCACGGCGCCTCCGAGGAGGTCCTTGTCGTGATCTCAGGTCAGGTCATCGTCACCGTCGGGGATGACACCTACGAGCTTGGCGAACTCGACTCACTCCACTACAACAGCAGCGAGCCGCATCGCGTGGTCGAGGCGAGCGGCACGGCGCAAGCGCGGGTGCTGTGGACAATGGCGCCGCCGACCTACTGA
- a CDS encoding Fur family transcriptional regulator, giving the protein MQPKRNTWQREAVRVELVDAPGFVSAQELHRRLKEGGSTVGLATVYRALAHLAEVGDADSLQSPEGETLFRSCETSTHHHHLVCRRCGETRELAATVVEEWAGRVGAEHGFTEIGHVVDLFGLCPECSAAER; this is encoded by the coding sequence ATGCAGCCGAAGCGAAATACCTGGCAGCGCGAGGCGGTGCGCGTTGAACTCGTTGATGCGCCCGGATTCGTGAGCGCCCAAGAGCTCCACAGGCGGCTCAAGGAGGGCGGCTCGACGGTCGGCCTCGCGACCGTCTACCGCGCGCTCGCGCACCTCGCGGAGGTCGGCGACGCCGACTCGCTGCAGTCGCCCGAGGGCGAGACGCTGTTCAGATCCTGCGAGACCTCGACGCACCACCACCACCTCGTGTGCCGCCGGTGCGGCGAGACCCGGGAGCTCGCCGCGACCGTCGTCGAAGAGTGGGCGGGGCGCGTCGGCGCCGAGCACGGCTTCACCGAGATCGGCCACGTTGTCGATCTGTTCGGGCTGTGCCCGGAGTGTTCCGCCGCCGAGCGGTAA
- a CDS encoding metal ABC transporter permease has protein sequence MSYFALAAFELVLLGLLAGIAGTLIVFRGRSFFAIALSHATFPGGVIFALAGWNLLVGQALFAALLVLLMGALSRVPRQGGQVSSGIVLALGFALGALLSSANPGLGVPVDALLVGSPLSVTFGDISATAAVLLASIVALAVFGRRILFHTFDPAGFTAAGFRSGPVEFVVVGIIAASVVVSMPAVGAILGVAILIAPAAAARLLAPTIAWVPPIAATLGVASGLLGLWASREWNIAAGGSIGLAATVIYVLALGASATFRRRPKPVSDTVERKTPAAVITGGE, from the coding sequence GTGAGTTACTTCGCTCTGGCGGCATTCGAACTCGTGCTGCTCGGCCTGCTCGCCGGTATCGCTGGGACCCTGATCGTGTTCCGTGGGCGCTCGTTCTTCGCGATCGCGCTGAGTCATGCGACATTTCCCGGGGGCGTGATTTTCGCTCTTGCCGGCTGGAACCTGCTCGTCGGGCAGGCGCTGTTCGCCGCGCTGCTCGTGCTTCTCATGGGCGCCCTGTCTCGGGTGCCGAGGCAGGGTGGCCAGGTGTCGAGCGGGATCGTGCTCGCGCTCGGGTTCGCGCTCGGTGCACTGCTGTCGAGCGCGAACCCCGGCCTGGGGGTGCCCGTCGATGCCCTGCTCGTTGGGTCGCCGCTCAGCGTGACCTTCGGCGACATTTCCGCGACCGCGGCGGTGCTGCTCGCCTCGATCGTCGCGCTCGCCGTGTTCGGCAGGCGGATCCTCTTCCACACGTTCGACCCCGCCGGGTTTACGGCCGCGGGCTTCCGCTCTGGCCCCGTGGAGTTTGTCGTCGTTGGCATCATCGCGGCATCGGTCGTCGTGTCGATGCCGGCGGTGGGCGCGATTCTTGGTGTCGCGATCCTGATCGCCCCCGCCGCGGCCGCGCGGCTGCTCGCCCCGACGATCGCGTGGGTGCCGCCCATCGCGGCTACGCTCGGCGTCGCGAGTGGGCTGCTCGGCCTGTGGGCGTCGCGCGAGTGGAATATCGCGGCCGGCGGCTCGATCGGCCTTGCGGCCACCGTGATCTACGTGCTCGCGCTCGGCGCGTCGGCGACGTTCAGGCGACGCCCGAAGCCGGTCTCCGATACCGTAGAGAGGAAGACTCCAGCTGCAGTGATCACGGGAGGTGAGTGA
- a CDS encoding metal ABC transporter permease gives MTGWLAQAAPGLASIFALPFMQRALIAIALLAVAAAVVGVFINFRELEFVSDGLVHAVFPGLVIGSLAGGTAGLLPGAVGAALVAALLFTFLGRAGARSSGSVAARDAGIAVVLTGLFSLGIVLVSRGDGYVSQLQELLFGRILTVTEAQLAQIAIVAVIAIGIVVVTRRAQLYRAFDPAGFESAGFSAFRTDLALNVAVALLVVAGVQALGVLMVVAILVVPVAVARLLTRRLALLAPAAALVTLVAGIGGLWGSFEWSLRGSVSASPGALIVLALVALYGAAVAVSQLVHVAKRGRARRMAAALPVMPNVNAGVCP, from the coding sequence GTGACCGGCTGGCTTGCCCAGGCGGCGCCGGGGCTCGCGAGCATCTTCGCGCTGCCGTTCATGCAGCGCGCGCTCATCGCGATCGCCCTGCTGGCGGTCGCCGCTGCGGTGGTTGGAGTGTTCATCAACTTCCGGGAGCTCGAATTCGTGAGCGACGGGCTCGTGCACGCGGTCTTTCCCGGCCTGGTGATCGGATCGCTCGCGGGCGGCACCGCTGGGCTACTTCCCGGCGCCGTCGGCGCGGCCCTCGTCGCCGCGCTGCTGTTTACGTTCCTCGGCCGCGCTGGCGCCCGAAGCTCGGGGAGCGTTGCCGCGCGCGACGCCGGGATCGCGGTGGTGCTCACCGGGCTGTTCAGCCTCGGCATTGTGCTTGTGTCTCGGGGAGACGGCTACGTCTCGCAGTTGCAGGAGCTATTGTTCGGGCGGATCCTCACGGTCACCGAGGCCCAGCTCGCGCAGATCGCGATCGTGGCGGTCATCGCGATCGGCATCGTCGTGGTCACGCGACGCGCGCAGCTGTACCGCGCGTTCGACCCCGCAGGCTTCGAATCGGCAGGGTTCAGCGCGTTTCGCACGGATCTCGCGTTGAACGTCGCGGTGGCACTACTCGTCGTCGCGGGCGTGCAGGCGCTCGGGGTGCTCATGGTTGTCGCGATCCTCGTCGTCCCGGTCGCCGTCGCGCGACTGCTCACCCGTCGCCTCGCGTTGCTCGCGCCCGCTGCGGCGCTCGTGACACTCGTCGCCGGGATCGGCGGGCTCTGGGGCTCGTTTGAGTGGTCGCTGCGGGGTTCGGTTTCGGCGTCGCCCGGCGCCCTCATCGTGCTCGCGCTTGTCGCCCTCTACGGCGCGGCGGTCGCGGTGTCCCAGCTCGTGCACGTCGCGAAGCGCGGGCGCGCACGCCGAATGGCGGCGGCCCTGCCCGTCATGCCGAACGTGAACGCGGGGGTGTGCCCGTGA
- a CDS encoding metal ABC transporter ATP-binding protein, whose amino-acid sequence MTDTARVALALDGASFGYGGETRVQNLTLDVPTGAAVALIGPNGSGKSTLLRGILGLADLTGGAVRVLGEAPAAARRNVGTLPQSDARDTSLPVTVRTVVGMGLYREAGAFGRIGKSGRDAIATAIRLVGLEAFANRIFGELSGGQQQRAILARALVSNPRLLLLDEPFNGLDRENREMLLDLVARQRDEGRTVIVSTHDLEIAKAACTHVLLLASGHEPGEPGHPAAFGTLEDALTLDAVQHAFHDSTVELDQHTVTTTREVDAP is encoded by the coding sequence ATGACAGACACTGCTCGAGTAGCCCTTGCGCTCGACGGAGCGTCGTTCGGCTACGGCGGCGAGACCCGGGTACAGAACCTGACGCTCGACGTGCCCACTGGCGCCGCAGTCGCGCTTATCGGCCCCAACGGCTCGGGCAAGTCCACCCTGCTGCGCGGGATTCTCGGCCTCGCAGACCTCACCGGTGGCGCCGTGCGCGTGCTCGGGGAGGCGCCTGCTGCAGCCCGCCGGAACGTTGGCACCCTGCCGCAGTCCGACGCCCGCGACACCAGCCTGCCCGTCACGGTTCGAACCGTGGTGGGTATGGGCCTCTACCGCGAGGCCGGTGCGTTCGGGCGGATCGGCAAGTCGGGGCGCGACGCCATCGCGACTGCGATTCGACTCGTGGGCCTCGAGGCGTTCGCGAATCGCATTTTCGGTGAGCTGTCGGGCGGGCAGCAGCAGCGAGCGATCCTCGCGCGCGCCCTCGTCTCGAACCCGCGTCTGCTGCTGCTCGACGAGCCGTTCAACGGGCTCGACCGCGAAAACCGAGAGATGCTGCTTGACCTCGTGGCCCGCCAGCGCGACGAGGGTCGCACGGTTATCGTGTCCACCCACGACCTCGAGATCGCGAAGGCAGCCTGCACGCACGTGCTGCTGCTCGCGAGCGGACACGAGCCGGGAGAGCCCGGCCACCCTGCGGCGTTCGGCACGCTCGAGGACGCGCTGACGCTCGACGCGGTGCAGCACGCGTTCCACGACTCCACGGTCGAGCTCGACCAGCACACCGTCACGACCACGCGAGAGGTCGACGCGCCGTGA